In Ptychodera flava strain L36383 chromosome 6, AS_Pfla_20210202, whole genome shotgun sequence, the sequence caaaagattttttttagaaattcatcaacttgaaccaagtctattcttttaacaaaaaagtcacatgaccagcacatcctatacctcattaattatgcaaatatcaaattttgggcaagccaatagagctagagggactgatttttggtatacagggataactatgggatcaaatatttatgacaaaatgtcacgtgacctcgatgacctttgacctttgatatACTTATATACCTATAAATCAGTAGCCACAAGGGCTATTccattcatatttggtgagATGGTCGACCTTACGCTGTCACATCATGTGCCTTATTAATTgtgtgcatatcttattctgggctagccaatagatCTAGAaatcagatttttggtatacagtaATAACTATGAGATCAAAGATTTATGACAAATTGtaacgtgacctcgatgacctttgaccttaaatatacatatatgcctAAAACTGAGTAACAATTATTGCGATACCCTTTATATTTGATATGAAAGGAGACCTTAAGGTGCCACATAATGTAGCTCATTATTTATGCACATATCGAATTCCCGGCTtccaaacagagctagaggtctgatttttggtacaggAACAAGTATTAGAGtaacattttttgataaaatgtcacgtAACCAGCATATCCATagcttattaattatgcacatatattatTGTGGgtcagccaatagagctagatgtccgatttttggtacacagggataactatagaaagaatgtttttttttgccaaaatgtcacttgaccaTGACAACTTCCGACCTCAAATATTCTTAAATGCCTATAAATCAAGAACAAGAAGAGCTAcaccctttatatttggtaGGATGTTAGGTAGCCCTTATAGTGCCCCCTcctgcacctcattaattatgtgcatttctaattctaggCTAGCCAATGGACCTAGATGTGATTATGGTATACAGGGACATTCAATCAGAGACACTTTTGTTTCGAGTCCCATTTTTAAGTCCCAAATCCCGTCAAGTGCTCCCGacatacccttgatattttcaagtctcccccgTCAATTCTCCtgcccctccagaggtgtttgttaATGCAGCCTAAAGGGGATAGGCCTTTGCTCACGACGAGATCGAAGTAgtgtttaaaaaaattaaatcggCATGGTGTTGTATTTGTACAATAATCGGGTGTTGAAGAGTATCAATATATTAATGTCATGTCATTCGAACAATTATGCAAGCAATGGCGTTCTAGGTCGATGACACTGCACTGAGTGACCTTGTCAAGTACAGACGGTGAGTTATATATGGTGACATCGGGGAGATGGCCGCACAAAACTCTCAGGCTTGCTTGGTTTTGAGTAATGGCATGAAAATGCCGCAGATGGGTCTCGGGACATGGATGGTAGGTATAATTACAGGACGTATATTATGTACTATGAGCTATTAATGAAAAGCTAAACATCACTCTTCACGAGAAGTTGTATACGTACTGTGTAAGCCATTCAGAGAAAGTCACTTACTTCCACTATAATGTCGTAGATGATGTCCAAATGTCACCTACACACTTAAGTTATATTGACCACGCAATTCCTACAAGCTTACGTTTGACTACGCAACCTTTGCAAGCGGCCATAAGAAACATACGACAGGTGATGAATGCGTTCCCTCGCAGTGTATGGGAATGATACTAGATCTTTAAATATTTCACTAGGGTTAGTTATTAATTTGTAGAAGTGAGTTTGCAAGTGATGGACCGAGATATTGTGAGGTCGACCACACCTTGTGAACGGAATTAATACGGCAACCATGATTATTAATTCATGGAGAATGAATGACTTAGCGTATGATTGGCTATTTATTGCATCTCAAGGCTTCCAGTTCaaaacaacatgcttttcaataGGGAAATAAGTAAAGTCATACATGGTTCTTCGGATATATTAGTCTTCAAATGATTTTTTGGAAAATGCATgataaacaaatttacatagATTAATTAACAGATCAGAATACTCTTGTCGTAAGGGACAGATTAAAGGTGAATGACATTCATTGTCCACGTTCGCCAAATTACAGAATATATAATACATTATTTATTAAATCGATGCTGTGATGTCTGCCTTCTTCTATAGCTAATGGCGATGTAGAGCATCGAAACCGAGCGAAGGTTTTAAACAAACAGTTAAAAATGGCAATTCTTTGGGAAATTACCAACTCTATATGAAGCTACCGAAATAATTTTCATAGCTTTGCCGCCCTGATCTGCAAGGCTTGACACTGCCTTTGACCATAAATTTCCTGAGAATTATAATCAACAAAAGTATTATTACAGTTCTCAAAGCGCGAGACTAATAACCTCCTTCATGAAATCTTCCTGTTTAATCCCATATAAAAGAAGACTGTTTTTTACCGTTTTTGTGTCGTTGACTAGAGAGTCTAACTTCTTCGGGATGATTGATATGTCCTCTTTTGAAGTTAATTGTTCATCCGCGCTTCGTAATTTTGGTGGCCGTGGATTCTGTTTTACATTCTCCATATAGGTGATATAAAAGTAACCGTAAGTAACAAACATACTTTGATTCAAAGTGACACCTGTGTTTATGTGCAGTCTAGAACCTGATAATAGTGCCAAATACATGGGGACTGTATGCTCTTTTGCAAAGTTGTCTGTAATTTAGCCGTTCATTTTTATATGGTGGGCCATCCTTCGAAATCAATTAATCAATGATGTTATGGAAGTTCCGATAATCTAATGAAAAGTCTCGGCCAAAAACTGACCAGAGCACTCAAACAGACGTAAGGCTTACCTCTTTTAACTGTGTTGTACCTCATAGTGTATTGTACCTTACATTGTATTTTACCTCGCAGATAAAGCCGCACGAAGCCGTCGCAGCTGTCAAGGCGGCCATCGATGCAGGATATCGACACATTGACACAGCATATGTCTATGATAATGAAGAACAGATAGGCCAAGCGATTAAAGAAGTGATTGCAGAAGGGAAAGTGAAGCGGGAAGAGCTCTTTATTGTCACAAAGGTAAAACtttaaagtaaaaagaaaaacattttgatactAGCGGGAAGAGCTCTTTATTGTCACAAAGGTAAAACTTTAAAGTAAAAGGCAATCCTTTTGACACTAATGTTAtagttaattaatttatttctctagaaaATAACCAAAACTGTACATAACAAAGgagaaaacacaaaaagtatttCTGGTGAGGGTCATGGAAATAGTTCAGTTTGAACTACTCTAGTCAAGTCCTCGAACCTAACAAATGTGATTATACAACAGCGAGTTTAAGTGTAACCGTATGAGAAACTATTAAACAAGCATAATAGTAAGTTTACAAAAATGATGACTGCAGATTAACCCGGCAAAGAAAATAACAATAcacattacaataaaaaaaacaatacaCAGTAAATTACAGAAGTACGCCTTTATGTCAGCTGCAAATAATCGTCaatctgaaatattttaaacatgATTTGGTAGGGAATTCCAATTAAGTGTGGTAGCATGTGTAAAGTTGTGTGTACTCTGTGTCAAATGAACTTTGGGAAATAAAACCATGTCAAGAGAAGCAAATAGACTGATATAATCACGGGGATTGGATTTAGGTAATGATGAATATCATggtcaaaataaatttttacgTAGCTAATATAAACAAACGTGTTAAGCTTACAGAGTTGATGAACATCTAGGATTCGAAGTTGTCTGAATAAAATGGCAGGGAGAGAACGgaagtcagaaaatgtaatcaGACGGACAAGTTTCTTTTGTAACAACAGTATTGGCTCTAGATACGAAGTAAATGTATTGCCCCATATTTCAATACAGTATGTAATATGTGGTAGAATAAGTGAATTAGATAACGAAAGAAGAATATGTCTTGGCACGCTAACTTCCATGTGAGGTTCTCATGAAGTGAAACGCCAAGGTAAATGACACAATGTCACAATGACACAATGTCATTGCGCTGACGGACTGTTTTCGACAGGATTAATAAAGTAACTCTCAAACCATTGTAGAGGAATCCCTCTGATACCATAATGCTCCAATTTATGTATCAGCATGGTATGATCGATGGTATCAAAAGACAAAGTGCATTATGACCGTTGTCAAGGTGCTTTGTTATATCAGAGACCTAATCTACAAGTGCTAGctttgtactatttttttacAGCCAAATCGGTTTGGTTTGTGTGTCTAGAAGTCTATATTTTCAGTCTCGAGGTAATTCACAAACTGTTTATTGACTACTGTTCAAAGATTTTGCTGAGAATGTGGAGAATACATATAGGTCTATATAGTTACTGACTTCTTCGTTGCCCCTTCTTAAAAACTGGTGTTATTCCGGGTATTTTCAGTGCGTCTGGAAATATACCATGGATAATGAACAGTTGCTGACTTGTGCAAGGGAAAGGAGATGATACTAGCACAATCAACAATTAGTTTCGGGTTTATTTTTTCGTAACCGACAGCTTTACGGGGATCTACATCTTTATTTCGTTTAAAACTTCCTGTTCAGAAAAAGGACGATAAAGAAGAAATTCTGATAGCAGCCAATGAGGCAGAAGTTGTAAATCTATAGAGGTTATTtagaaaggttatgcaaataacctgtcacgtgatagttatgtaaacaatggtgacactgttgttatcaaaatgttcccttatatctaggctttcagaaactCTACAATTTactggggttctgagcttatttaccaccagagaattgttagattggAAAGGTCAGTTTCTTGTCTTAGAACCTTAAACACCATAGCAATTTAGCAAAAACGAATAAAAATTTACTCGCCAAACCACAGTAACCTAAGACTGGATGACAAATAAGTAAACGAACAAATATATAGACAAACAACGCACAGAtaaaagaaaagagaaatacTGAATACCGTGACAAAAAAATAACAattagtaaataaataaacagaaaacCCCGAATTTGCATAAGGCAAAACTATGATTCACTGTTTTGGCCTcgtagaaaaaataaaaataatagttttgtaaattttggccTTCCGTTCTGAGAGTCAACCCTCTCGTTTAAGTTTACTGTACTTCTGCTTTCAGTTGTTCACATCATAATCGTACaagatttgaaaaaagaaaacttgcTGACATGACGGACTGTAGGTGCCGACACGTCAGCAGTGTCAGTAAATTAACGCCGCCAGTCTGGCTAATTAGGGGCAGGTCGATCTCGCTATACTCCATGTCCAGGTGATCGGGCTATATAGGTCACATGGGGAGGGGCAGAGTCCGACGGGATATTATTTCGATTTGAACCCACTGGTATATCCAACAGCCAACAAGCCTAGCAGCGCCTCTCCAGTCATGCATTTTAACCAACCCAGCAAGTTTTTTCGCATCGATAGATTAATTCCTTTGTTGCAATCACTGTCGTAAAATTGACTCTACAGTTACCAAATATGTCATTAAATACGATTCAGGGCGAATTAATTTCAAGAATTGCAAACATTTGCGTGACTATGTACAACAGGTAAGTATATGTATAAAAGCAGATTGCCTAATCTAATCACGTGACCTATTTCTTTTTAAAGTAAGATGGCATATAAGGATGTAAATAAAATAGAAATAGAATATAAATTTGAGTTCGTCAGCTCAGATTAAAGCATCGTGGCGGTATTCAGTGTAGGTTGATTGTTCGTTATTGTTCGTCATCTGTCAGACGTTTTGCGTCTTCCGTCAACTTTGCACTTCGTGTCTGTAATCATAGCTCAGAAATCTTTCGTATTTGGTCAGTAATTGTCCAAAACGTGATGAAAAGTTTTACAAATGCAGTTTTTGcacattttctcattttttgtcaTTGACAAGCAGCTTCTTCTAGAAAGCTTGGTTTCTATGACGGTCTCTATCTTACAACTGTGAAATTCGACATGTGCGGCTTCAAAGGGATGCCCCAGTTGTTCTGATGTTTGAATCAgcacaaatttgcatttttcgtGGAGAACTAAGTGggttgttttatttttacagtTCTACCGGACATTTTATACTTCTCGCAGTTCTCTAAAATGCCTTATGTTGTGTATTTCGTTCGTTCGTTATATTTTCTTTGTCAACCATTAGCTCGCGATCCAATATCTATCTCCTGAACGTGTTCGGGAAGGCTTTTACAAATCCCTGAAGATGCTGCAGCTCGACTACGTTGACCTGTATTTGATTCACTCTCCAACCGCTGTTCAGGTAGGTCTGCCAAGGTGGGAACTTTCAGCGAAATTGATTTTGCGAAAATGCTATCCATTTGTAGTGGGTTTCTGATGAACAGGCGAAATCTCCGTCTAGGGCCGTAGCCTGCAGGGAATTATCCAcattgtaaatatgtaaatttatgtaaattaccccAATCCAAACTACGGTAGTTTGTGCCCCCAATCATTTTGGTCAGGCTATGGCCCTGCAatctttaaaattcttttctggtctaccacttgtacgGGTTCAATTTGAAACTCTAGGCGTAACTAAAGTTTCCAGTGGCACTTAGTTTTGTGCAAATCAACAAACCTAATTTCCCCGCAAAATTAAATTACTGCCTCCATTATTCTTAGTATAATTCGACTATATTCTTGTTTTCGTCAAGACTCGTAAATCACAATTGGCGTCTTCGTGCATTTGCCGCAAATTTTGTATGTGTCCGATTTGGACACAAATCAAattataattgagatcttgttattaTTTTAATTGATAATTTTACTGGTGCCGATGACCTTGTGGTGCATTAACCTTTGTGTGAGATAAACCACCTTCATAACAAGTGCATAAAACTTGCATATTTAGGCctatcttaaccctttgagtattGTTATTgcttccaccaaaattttagtgcaacgtgtttatcaatttttatgaatttttctgtaattgtttgataattttggaccaaatagacatcacatttcattggctacagtttgttatcaaaattttgacaaaaatctgaaaaaaattgaccgttgtatattttctaaaggtgacaaaaactgactttggcgctcaaagggttaaacagatAAATAGCAGTGCGAGACATTTAGCTATGTATTGTTCTTTACTCGCTTTTTTGCAATGATAAGTGCCATATACATTTGCGACTAGCGACACATATAGGCGGAGTTACTGCGCAAATTTTTACGAAACTTACAGTGGGAAGGCATCGTTACATGGCCAGGTGTGATCGATGATACAAAAAGAAGTTAGAAGTTTCAGTTATAATATTCAATTGGTCTTTTGACAGTTTGAAACTTTTTTACCACTCAGTATAATATTCAGCATATTCAGTTTTACGGTTGGTGTATGTTTTGTACGCTTTGTCGACCACGTGTCTTAATCTCCATCATTTAgatggagaaaaaaattatcgTAGCTCGAGAATACGgcaattttttaatttcacacaaaataatGCTAAGTGTCTATCGGCTTATGTTGATATTCTGCTTGTAAATTCGACAGTATATCGAGGATCACCCGTTGCCAACGAATGAGAAGGGAGAGCTTCTCATAGATGTGGACGTCGACTACGTAGACACATGGAAGGTGAATAAAAACAGTCGTGCCTTTGAGTcagaaaatggtattttgaatCTAAAGAGATAGTAGTCAGTCTTGTTTTGCTCATAGATAGACCAGGCGGGcctgaaaaatttcaatatttgacccTGTTTTCATCATGACGTTCATGTTACCTCAGTGAGCCTACTATACGTAGCTTTCTGAAGTTACTTGACCCCATAAGATTACGGTGATTTGCAAAGTTGTTTGCAATGGGTCTGTATTCTTCCGCCTTGCCTCCAAAAATGAACAAGTCAAAGATAGGATCAGTAACCGATATATGACTTTTAAAAACTTTCGCTATCGAGGTACATGTCTCTTTTATATATTACAAATATCGTATGAATTCCACCAACTGTAGCATTTTAACGATTTGCTAGTATCATGTTGTGTTTCCCCATGGTGCATATCGGCTTGTCATCGTTGACATCCGTGTCTGTTTTTACTTTTGCCTACTAGGAAATGGAAAAATTGGTAGATGAAGGCCTTACCAGGTCCATTGGAGTCTCCAACTTCAACGAGAAACAGATTGAACGAGTCCTACATGTTGCAAAGCACAAACCAGTCAACAATCAAGTACGAAATAATGTTGAAGAGTATTTTAATATTCACACACAATGTACCCAAAGCGTTGGGTATCCGTTCAGCTTTAATCAATCAACACAACTTGGGCGATAAGCACGTTTTTGGTTCCTGACAATTggaattttgaagtttttacgTGATTAAgacttgtaacatttttaaat encodes:
- the LOC139134268 gene encoding aldo-keto reductase family 1 member B1-like, with amino-acid sequence MAAQNSQACLVLSNGMKMPQMGLGTWMIKPHEAVAAVKAAIDAGYRHIDTAYVYDNEEQIGQAIKEVIAEGKVKREELFIVTKLAIQYLSPERVREGFYKSLKMLQLDYVDLYLIHSPTAVQYIEDHPLPTNEKGELLIDVDVDYVDTWKEMEKLVDEGLTRSIGVSNFNEKQIERVLHVAKHKPVNNQIELNPYFIRQQLVSFCQSKGIVVTSYSSLGAPDKASEGGPDILSDPVVKAMGEKYNRSPAQILLRYPVNRGCAVIPKSLNPEHMKENMKIFEFELSAEDVKSLDDLNINLSQLKKFWITFNDHPHYPFA